DNA from Deltaproteobacteria bacterium:
CGGCCCCACGACCTCCGTATCGATGCGCTCCTTGCCCGCGGGCTTCAGCGTCGCCTTGTCGAAGTCGAAGTACGTGTCGGCCGAGAGCTCGATGTGCTTCGCCGCCGGCGGTGGAGGAGGCGGTGGAGGTGGGGGCGGAGGCGGTGGCGCTTCCTCTGTCGGATCGCAGATTACGTGGCCGAGAAGAGCTCCAATGGCTGCTCCGACAACCGCGCCCCCTCCTGCTGCAGCGCCGGTGTGCTCGTCGGAGCGGTTCTTCTCGTACGCATTGACGAGCCCCCCCGCAGTGCCGGCGCCGACAGCGGCTCCGGCGAGTCCACCGGCGACCGCACAGTAACTCCATCGCCGCTCCCGCATGGCGCTGCAGCCACTCAGGATGAGGATTGCGGCGAGCCCGAGCGCAGTCACTCTCTGGTCACGCATGCTGCACCTCCTCGGTTGGCGGCCGATTGGCGCCGCTCCTAGCTCGAATCGCGTCGGCCAGTCAAACAGTCGGCTGAGGCCGGCTTACCAGCCAACATGCATGAGAGCCGGGGACATCGCTTCCGAACCCCGGCCTCGGCGGCCGCCCAGTTCGTGAGGAGGTGGGCAGACGGCGAGCGGGTACGTTCCGCTGTCGGTCCCCGCGAGTGGGGCGGATGTGGTTCAAACCGTCGCAGGGCCGGTCCTTGCGTCGTCCACCCAGACGGACGTAAACGAAAGTCCTATTTGCGGTCATCGCGTTCTTTGGTTCAGCTCCCGCCGAGGGGCCGGGCGCAGGCGTCCATCTGCCCCGACGCTCGGAGTGGCGGAGCCACATCAATGAGGAGGTCCGCGCACACATGAAAACCGTCGTGCAGTACGTGGTAGCGGGGACGGCGACGCTCGCGCTGGCGGGCACCGGGTTCGCGGCCGACGTCTTCGTGTATCCGCAGAAGGGCCAGTCCGCGGAGCAGCAGAACAAGGATTCCTACGAGTGCTACAACTGGGCCAAGGCGCAGAGCGGCGTCGATCCCGGCGCCCCGCCCCCGCCGGCGCAGCCCGGTCAGCACGCCCGCGGGGTGGTCGGCGGGGCGGCGCGCGGCGCCGGGCTCGGTGCGGCGGTCGGAGCGATCGCCGGCGACGCCGGGAAGGGTGCGGCCGCGGGTGCCGTCCTCGGTGGTGTCCGCGGGCGCCGACGGTCGATGGCCGCGCAGCAGGCGCAGCAGCAGGAGACCAGCAGCGCGTACGACCGCGCCTTCGCCGCCTGCATGGAAGGCTGAGGGTACACGGTCCGACGATGCTCGCACGACGCCATGAGGCCGTCCTCACCGACTTCGCCCGGCAGGGCTGGATCTCCGCCGACCGCGTGAAGGAGCCGCGCCACGGTGCGGGCGGCTGACGCGGCATTGCTGACGAGCGCCCTGCACCCGCTCCATGGAAAGCCCGCCTTCGCGGGGAGCGTGCTCACGGGCGCGCTCCTCGCGATGGTGGCGCTGTTCGGCGGTTCCAGCCGCCGAGCGTCCTCCGGTTCGCTGCGCGCGAGGTCCTCGCCGTCGTCCCCGGTACGGCGGCCACCGCGTTGATCCCGGCGGCGCGCCGGAGGGGCATAGCCCCAAACCAAAGTCGATGTTGACAGAATCGCCTCTTATCGGACGCAGGCCCCCCAGCTCGATCAAGCTCTTGCCAGCACCGGCGTGATCACGCGGATCGGGAGCAGCTTCGATACGTTCGGCATCGCGTGGCGGTACCGCTGGGGAGCGGGGTTGTAGGAAAGAGGAGTACCGATGGCGACGGCAGTCCGGTTGGCCACAGCGGCGCTGACCGGGCGCCGTCAGGTTTGCGCTCAGTGCGTGCCGGCTCGTTGCTGGGCGAGCCGGGCGATCCCCTTGCGAAGCCCCTCGGGCTCGAACCCGAGGGCCTCGCAGATGTCGACGAACGAGAACCCCCATCCGCGGTCGTTGGAGCCGATCCATTCTGCGGCGCGGCGAATGTGAATGGCGTTGCGTGCGTTGGCCGCGCGGCCGTCGCGCAGGATGAGCTCGATCGCGTCGGTCAGCACCGCGAACATGAGCCGCTTCTCGGGCTGGAGGGCGGCGTCTTCGCCGCGATTCGCCTCCCACTGCGCCGGCATTATCGGCTCGAAGTCCAGGGGGAGAAAGGCGGGCGGCCGTCCGGGCTGACGTGCCCCGCCTCCCATGCATTTGTTCACCGCCATCGCGAGGACTTTCATGGTGGGGCGTCGTGTCGAGCGCGAAAGCACCGGGCATGCCGGCTGAAGCACGCGCCATCGCACCGGCCGGCCGCGTGGGAGGGGCGGGTCGTTTCGACACCCGGGTCAGAAGGGCACGGTGCTCCGGCCCTCCGCCGGGTCGCGCGGCGAAGGACCCTGCGGCTCTACTCTTCGGGGTGCTTCATGCGTTAGGGTTCCACGTCGGGCCCGTGTACGGCGCCCGGCTCACAGCGGGGGAGAGAGATGAAGCTCGCGGCCAAGCTCAGCATCGCGCTCGTGCTCGGGATCGTCGCCGTCATGGCGACCTACGCGTAGATCCAGATCTCCAACGAGGTCGTGTTGTTCGAAGCCGACGCGCACCGGGCCCGGCGCAACGGCCTCGCGTGGGTCGGCGTGATCGAGTCGGTGTGGGCGCGCGAGGGCGAGGTGCGGGTGCGCGAGCTGATCGACCTGTCCACCCGCCGGATCGGGGCACGGGAAGGGGCCGTGCGCATCGTTTCCCTTGCCCGAGACGCTCCCGATCGGCCGCCGCTCTCCGACGACGACATTCGGAGGCTCAAGGCCGGCGAGATCGTACGCCACACGCTCCGTGAGGCCGACGGCCAGGACTGGCTACACGCCTGGGCGGAGGTGAGGACCGCCGCGCACCCGACCGCGCTCGCAGCCGTCGAGCCGCTGGGGCACGAGCAGACGTTCGTCCGCATGAGCCATCTCGCCATCCTCGGTGCGACGATCGCGGTGATCGCCATCTGCGCGTTGCTCGCGATCGCGCTTCAGCTCCGGCTCGTCGGCCGTCCCCTCGTACGCCTCCGCGACAAGGCGCGACGCGCGGGCGCCGGCGACTTCTCGCGGCCGCTCGTCCTGTCGCAGCGGGACGAGATGGGGGAGCTCGCGGCGGAGATCAACGCGATGTGCGACCGGATCGCGGAGGCGAACCGGCGGGTGGTGGACGAGACCGCGGCCCGCGTCGCGGCTCTCGAGCAGCTCCGCCACACGGAGCGGCTCGCGACCGTGGGCCAGCTCGCCGCCGGTGTCGCGCACGAGCTCGGCACGCCGCTGAACGTGGTGATGGCCCGTGCCGAGCTCCTCGCGGAAGGCACGGCGTCAACCGCCGACGCCACCGCCAACGGGCGCACCATTCTCGAGCAGGCCGACCGGATGACCGGCATCATCCAGCAGCTGCTCGACTTCTCGCGAAGGCG
Protein-coding regions in this window:
- a CDS encoding OmpA family protein, yielding MRDQRVTALGLAAILILSGCSAMRERRWSYCAVAGGLAGAAVGAGTAGGLVNAYEKNRSDEHTGAAAGGGAVVGAAIGALLGHVICDPTEEAPPPPPPPPPPPPPPAAKHIELSADTYFDFDKATLKPAGKERIDTEVVGPMKQHPEVRALVEGHTDSIGSDAYNQRLSERRANAVADYMEAQGISSSRITTKGWGKSKPVADNRTKEGRARNRRVEITE
- a CDS encoding HAMP domain-containing protein gives rise to the protein MFEADAHRARRNGLAWVGVIESVWAREGEVRVRELIDLSTRRIGAREGAVRIVSLARDAPDRPPLSDDDIRRLKAGEIVRHTLREADGQDWLHAWAEVRTAAHPTALAAVEPLGHEQTFVRMSHLAILGATIAVIAICALLAIALQLRLVGRPLVRLRDKARRAGAGDFSRPLVLSQRDEMGELAAEINAMCDRIAEANRRVVDETAARVAALEQLRHTERLATVGQLAAGVAHELGTPLNVVMARAELLAEGTASTADATANGRTILEQADRMTGIIQQLLDFSRRRGPKMGLANLEQLVARTLELVSPAAERAKVRVERVASAPVFARLDQSQMQQVLANVLMNGIQAMPDGGRLRIAVG